AGAGGCTGGCGCCCACGCTGTAGATGTCGCTCCATGGCCCCAGCGCATCGCGCCCGGCGAACTGTTCGGGCGAAGCGAAACCGGGCGTGTACATGGGCTTGAGCATGGGCTGGCCGGTCATCAGGGTCTGGCGCGCGGCGCCGAAATCGAGCAGCACCGGCGTGCCGTCGGTGCGCAGGTAGATGTTCGAGGGCTTGACGTCCAGGTGCAGCAGCTTGTGCGCATGCACTTCGCGCAGGCCGTTGAGCATGCGGGTGAACACCCCGCGCAGGAAGCGTTCGCGCAGGTCGTCGCGATGTTTGTGCACATACTCGTGCAGGGTGCGGCCGCGCTCGAACTGCATCACCATGTAGACGGTGCCGTTGGCGCGGAAGAAGTTGAGCACGCGCACCACGTTCGGGTGCATGAGCTTGGCCAGGGCGCGACCTTCCTCGAAGAAGCACTTCATGCCGTAGCGGAAGGCCGCCTGGTGCTCTTCGGAGATCTTCGGCTCGATCTCGCCCTCGCCGCGCAGGGCGAGGGAATTGGGCAGGTATTCCTTGATGGCGACCGGGGTGCCTTCCTCGTCGTAGGCCAGATAGACGATGGAAAATCCCCCAAGGGACAACTGGCGCTCGATGCGATACTGATCCAGCTGAAAACCGGAAGGCAGCGCCTGGTTGACTTGAGGGGCATTGGTGTGGTCGTTAAGATGCGTTTTTTCGTGATTGTCTTGCCCGACACGCACCGTGTAAAGGCAAGGGCGATCCGCATGGGAGAGCCTGAATGATACTGAGTATGACCGGTTTTGCGGTCGCACACCGTGAATTGGGTCGGGTCAGCCTCCATATGGAGCTGCGCAGCGTCAATTCACGCTTCCTCGACCTCGTGTTCCGTCTCGGCGACGATGTGCGCCAGGCCGAGCCCGCGTTGCGCGAGCTGCTCTCGGCGCGCCTGAGCCGCGGCAAGGTGGAATGCCGGCTGGCGCTGCAGAAGAACGACACCGCCGAGGCGGGCGACCTGAGTCTCAATGCCGGCCTGCTCGGGCAGCTCGACGCCGCGCAGACGGCATTGCTCGAGCGCTTTCCCACGGCAGCCCCGCTGAGCGTGGCCGAGCTGCTGCGCTGGCCCGGCGTGCTGTCCGACGACAGCCTCGGTTTCGACGAGCTGATGCCGGTGATCACCGAGATGGCCGAGGCGGCGCTGGGCGAGTTCATCGCCAGCCGCCGGCGCGAGGGCGACAAGCTCGCCGGGGTGATCGGTGAGCGTGTCACCGCCATGCGTGCGCTGGTGCAGACCGTGGCGCCGCGCATGCCGGAACTGGTCCAGGCCTACCAGGCCAAGCTGCGCGAGCGCCTGCGCGAGGCGGTCGAATCCCTCGACGAGGACCGGGTTCGCCACGAGGTGGCCCTGTTCGCCCAGCGGGTCGACGTGGACGAGGAGCTCGATCGGCTGCGCACCCATCTGGACGAGGTCGAACGCATCCTCGCTAAGGGCGGCATCGCCGGCAAGCGCCTCGATTTCCTCATGCAGGAACTCAACCGGGAGGCCAACACGCTGGCCTCGAAGAGCGCCGGCA
The nucleotide sequence above comes from Nitrogeniibacter mangrovi. Encoded proteins:
- a CDS encoding serine/threonine protein kinase, coding for MRVGQDNHEKTHLNDHTNAPQVNQALPSGFQLDQYRIERQLSLGGFSIVYLAYDEEGTPVAIKEYLPNSLALRGEGEIEPKISEEHQAAFRYGMKCFFEEGRALAKLMHPNVVRVLNFFRANGTVYMVMQFERGRTLHEYVHKHRDDLRERFLRGVFTRMLNGLREVHAHKLLHLDVKPSNIYLRTDGTPVLLDFGAARQTLMTGQPMLKPMYTPGFASPEQFAGRDALGPWSDIYSVGASLYACIGGSAPPRSDERRKNDTFKPATKVFADRYSEQLLETIDWCLKLDPLDRPQSVYALQKALVQRGPDEAMPASWFADVGSRLKSFIGRS
- a CDS encoding YicC/YloC family endoribonuclease, which codes for MILSMTGFAVAHRELGRVSLHMELRSVNSRFLDLVFRLGDDVRQAEPALRELLSARLSRGKVECRLALQKNDTAEAGDLSLNAGLLGQLDAAQTALLERFPTAAPLSVAELLRWPGVLSDDSLGFDELMPVITEMAEAALGEFIASRRREGDKLAGVIGERVTAMRALVQTVAPRMPELVQAYQAKLRERLREAVESLDEDRVRHEVALFAQRVDVDEELDRLRTHLDEVERILAKGGIAGKRLDFLMQELNREANTLASKSAGTDVTAVAMELKVLIEQMREQVQNIE